A genomic region of Capnocytophaga canimorsus contains the following coding sequences:
- the lysA gene encoding diaminopimelate decarboxylase: protein MKTTDLLAISERFGNPIYVYDAHKIISQYQRLTSAFTQVKHLRINYAVKALSNISVLKLLKQLGSGLDTVSIQEVQLGLMAGFAPQQIIFTPNGVSMEEIEQAAELGVQINIDNLSVLEQFGSKHPEIPVCIRINPHVMAGGNNNISVGHIDSKFGISIHQVPLILRIVENTKMRINGIHMHTGSDILDIDVFLYASEILFEQAKHFLELEFIDFGSGFKVPYKENDIQTDIEELGKKLSKRFNAFCKSYGRELTLAFEPGKFLVSQSGYFLAKVNVVKQTTSTVFAGIDSGFNHLIRPMFYGASHHIENLSNLNGKKRFYSVVGYICETDTFASNRQISEISEGDILCFHNAGAYCFTMSSNYNSRFRPAEVLWYNDQAHLIRKAETLEDLTRNQIEVDLPL, encoded by the coding sequence ATAAAAACAACAGACTTACTGGCTATTTCCGAGCGCTTCGGTAATCCCATATACGTTTACGACGCTCATAAAATCATCTCACAATATCAAAGACTTACCTCAGCGTTTACCCAAGTGAAGCATTTGCGTATAAACTATGCAGTAAAAGCGCTTTCCAACATTTCTGTATTGAAATTACTCAAACAACTCGGAAGCGGTTTGGATACCGTATCCATACAAGAAGTACAGCTGGGACTGATGGCTGGGTTTGCTCCGCAACAAATCATCTTTACTCCCAATGGTGTTTCAATGGAAGAAATTGAACAAGCGGCTGAACTGGGCGTTCAAATCAATATTGATAACCTCTCGGTTTTGGAACAATTCGGAAGCAAACATCCTGAAATTCCGGTGTGTATACGTATCAATCCGCACGTAATGGCAGGGGGCAACAACAACATTTCGGTTGGGCATATCGACAGTAAATTCGGAATTAGTATTCATCAAGTGCCGTTAATACTTCGTATTGTAGAAAATACCAAAATGCGTATCAACGGCATTCATATGCATACTGGAAGCGACATTCTTGATATTGATGTTTTTCTGTACGCCTCGGAAATTCTTTTTGAACAAGCCAAACATTTTCTTGAGTTAGAGTTTATTGATTTCGGAAGCGGATTTAAAGTTCCCTACAAAGAGAACGATATTCAAACCGACATTGAAGAATTGGGTAAAAAGCTCTCAAAACGATTCAATGCCTTTTGTAAATCATACGGACGAGAGCTTACCCTTGCCTTTGAACCTGGTAAATTTTTGGTGAGCCAATCGGGGTACTTTTTAGCTAAAGTTAATGTGGTGAAACAAACCACCTCTACGGTTTTTGCAGGAATTGACTCGGGGTTTAATCATTTAATACGCCCAATGTTTTACGGAGCTTCGCATCATATTGAAAATTTATCGAATTTAAACGGTAAGAAACGCTTTTATTCAGTGGTGGGATATATTTGTGAGACGGATACTTTTGCCTCAAACCGACAGATTTCTGAAATATCAGAAGGTGATATTTTATGTTTTCACAATGCGGGGGCGTACTGCTTTACAATGTCGAGCAACTACAACTCGCGTTTTCGTCCTGCCGAGGTACTTTGGTATAATGACCAAGCCCATTTAATCCGCAAGGCAGAAACCTTGGAAGACCTCACCCGAAACCAAATTGAGGTAGATTTGCCCCTTTAA
- the recR gene encoding recombination mediator RecR, translating to MEFSSKLLENAVYEIAQLPGIGKRTALRLALHLLKQPQEQSLRLANALSSLRQQIGYCESCFNISDTPICPICANHSRNGELICVVEDFRDVMAIENTGQFFGKYHVLGGKISPIDGVGPLNLNISQLVERVKNGGVKEIIFALSNTMEGDTTNFYIYKQIEKYNIITSTIARGISVGSELEYADEITLGRSILQRIPFEHTLKL from the coding sequence ATGGAATTCTCATCGAAATTATTAGAAAACGCCGTTTACGAAATTGCACAACTGCCTGGAATTGGGAAACGTACTGCCTTACGTTTGGCACTACATCTACTCAAACAACCCCAAGAACAAAGTCTGCGACTAGCAAATGCACTATCCTCGTTACGTCAGCAAATTGGGTATTGCGAGTCTTGCTTCAATATCTCCGACACACCCATTTGCCCAATATGTGCCAATCACAGCCGTAATGGCGAACTGATTTGTGTGGTAGAAGATTTTCGAGATGTAATGGCTATTGAAAATACGGGACAATTCTTTGGTAAATATCACGTACTTGGTGGAAAAATATCACCCATAGATGGTGTAGGTCCGCTCAACTTAAACATTTCTCAATTGGTAGAAAGGGTAAAAAACGGGGGTGTTAAAGAAATCATCTTTGCACTGAGCAACACGATGGAGGGCGACACTACTAATTTTTACATCTACAAGCAAATCGAAAAATACAACATCATCACCTCTACCATAGCACGTGGTATATCGGTGGGAAGTGAACTGGAGTATGCCGATGAAATCACTTTGGGTAGAAGCATCTTACAGCGTATTCCCTTTGAACATACCCTAAAACTATAA
- a CDS encoding dihydrolipoamide acetyltransferase family protein, with amino-acid sequence MAKYELRLPQMGESVAEATITAWLKKVGDTIEAEESIVEVATDKVDSEIPSEVSGVITEILFEVDQVVKIGQVMAIIETEQTQEAPSTEELSAEVEQQPTNQTFQSPTFDNPFEVAYKLSNPEPEQVSTETTTDYNFPPELDRFYSPLVKSIAKKEGISLLELNKILGTGADNRVTKDDILMYLESRRVLQETSSETTPTPLEKASEKTPISQIAEQVPFVPTQMKTYDSVPSITPMEEKQSESEKTDAKSLTATGDEIIEMTRMGKMISEHMTRSKQTSAHVQSFTEVDVTRIWNWRNKVKKAFETREGEKFTFTPIFMEAVTQALKDYPMMNISVEDTKIIKKKNINIGMATALPDGNLIVPVIKNADQLSLRGMAKVVNDLATRARAGQLKPDEVKDGTYTVTNIGSFGNVFGTPIINQPQVGILAIGAIRKVPAVIETPDGDLIGIRYKMMLSHSYDHRVVNGALGGMFVQRVAEYLEHWDITREV; translated from the coding sequence ATGGCTAAATATGAATTAAGATTGCCTCAAATGGGCGAAAGTGTTGCTGAAGCTACCATTACAGCTTGGCTTAAAAAAGTAGGTGATACAATTGAAGCAGAAGAAAGTATTGTTGAGGTGGCTACCGATAAGGTGGATTCAGAAATTCCTTCAGAAGTTAGTGGCGTAATTACTGAAATTTTGTTTGAGGTTGACCAAGTGGTGAAAATTGGGCAGGTAATGGCCATTATCGAAACGGAACAAACTCAAGAAGCCCCCTCCACAGAGGAATTATCTGCTGAGGTTGAGCAACAACCTACTAATCAAACGTTCCAAAGCCCCACTTTTGACAATCCGTTTGAGGTTGCCTATAAGCTATCCAACCCTGAACCAGAGCAAGTTTCTACCGAGACCACAACCGACTATAACTTCCCACCCGAGCTTGACCGTTTCTATTCGCCTTTAGTAAAAAGCATCGCTAAAAAAGAGGGCATTTCCTTATTAGAACTTAACAAAATATTAGGTACAGGGGCAGATAATCGTGTAACCAAAGACGATATCTTGATGTATTTGGAAAGCCGTCGTGTACTACAAGAAACTTCAAGTGAAACGACACCAACTCCCCTTGAAAAAGCATCTGAAAAAACCCCAATAAGTCAAATTGCCGAGCAAGTACCTTTCGTACCCACACAAATGAAAACCTACGATAGTGTACCGAGCATTACACCTATGGAGGAAAAACAGTCGGAATCGGAAAAAACTGATGCTAAGTCACTTACTGCCACTGGTGACGAAATCATTGAGATGACGCGTATGGGTAAAATGATTTCCGAACATATGACCCGAAGCAAACAAACTTCGGCGCACGTACAAAGCTTTACTGAGGTAGATGTTACCCGCATTTGGAATTGGCGTAATAAGGTCAAAAAAGCATTCGAAACACGCGAGGGCGAAAAATTCACCTTTACACCTATCTTTATGGAAGCTGTTACCCAAGCCCTAAAAGATTATCCAATGATGAATATTTCGGTAGAAGACACCAAAATCATCAAAAAGAAAAATATTAACATTGGTATGGCTACAGCCCTGCCCGACGGGAACTTGATTGTTCCTGTGATAAAAAATGCCGACCAACTCAGTCTGCGCGGTATGGCAAAAGTAGTTAACGATTTGGCAACTCGTGCTCGTGCCGGACAGCTCAAACCCGATGAGGTAAAAGATGGCACCTACACCGTTACTAACATCGGTTCGTTTGGCAATGTATTTGGTACGCCTATTATCAATCAGCCTCAAGTGGGTATTTTAGCCATAGGAGCTATTCGTAAAGTTCCTGCAGTGATTGAAACCCCCGACGGCGACCTTATCGGTATCCGATACAAAATGATGCTTTCGCACAGCTACGACCACCGCGTGGTAAATGGTGCCTTGGGTGGTATGTTTGTGCAACGTGTAGCCGAGTATTTAGAGCATTGGGACATTACCCGTGAGGTATAA
- the purL gene encoding phosphoribosylformylglycinamidine synthase, with translation MIHFFKNQTPTIYAVQSSAVFSTQTIQKLEWLFGGASYLSQNELKGTFIGPRATMITPWSTNAVEITQNMGIEGISRIEEFLEVTADFSDFDPMLLQKYNDLTQNIFTINIEPEAITEIDNIALYNEKEGLALSDEEITYLENLSQKIGRKLTDSEVFGFSQVNSEHCRHKIFNGTFVIDGQEQPLSLFKMIKRTSEAHPNSIVSAYKDNVAFLQGPEVIQFAPKSFDKPDFYQEKPFESVISLKAETHNFPTTVEPFNGAATGSGGEIRDRLAGGQGSLPLAGTAVYMTAYSRLEKTRPWEQAMDERQWLYQTPMDILIKASNGASDFGNKFGQPLITGSVLTFEHQEDALKLGFDKVIMLAGGVGYGKKEMAQKKQPQTNDEIVVLGGENYRIGMGGAAVSSADTGAFGSGIELNAIQRSNPEMQKRVANAIRALVESDENPIISIHDHGAGGHLNCLSELVEETGGKIDLDKLPIGDPTLSAKEIIGNESQERIGLVIQEKDADFLRKIAERERSPMYQVGKVTGDKRFVFSSQTKGDTPMDLALADMFGSSPKTIMNDITQKQHYQELNYDKKQIPNYLHQVLQLEAVACKDWLTNKVDRCVGGRVAKQQCVGALQLPLNNVGVMALDFKGKEGIATSIGHSPLTALIDPVAGSRNAVAEALTNIVFAPLEKGLESVSLSANWMWACNNQGEDARLYQAVKGCSEFAIELGINIPTGKDSLSMKQKYPNGENVIAPGTVIISAIGHCSDIKKVIEPVAKVNGGSLYYINLSKDIFKLGGSSLGQILNKIGTQAPTIADAQAFKNGFNTLQKAINQQLIIAGHDVGSGGLITTLLEMCFAENNIALSVNLSSLNEKDSVKALFNENIAVVVQAQNDASLEQFLKENEVDFQKIAQVVETDTIEIENFEDTFAFSVAELRDIWFKTSYLLDKKQTHNNMAEARYENYKNQPLKYILPTHFDGKLPQVPQNRPKAAIIREKGSNSEREMANAMYLAGFDVKDVHMTDLISGRETLEDVQFIGAVGGFSNSDVLGSAKGWAGAFLYNEKAKTALDNFFKREDTLSVGICNGCQLFMELELIHPEHPVHGKMKHNLSQKHESGFTSVTIQKNNSVMLSSLEGATLGIWISHGEGRFLLPETENQYHIVAKYAYASYPANPNGSDYNTAMLCDKTGRHLVSMPHFERSIFQWNWANYPEGRHDEVSPWIEAFVNARKWIEAKNK, from the coding sequence ATGATACATTTCTTTAAGAACCAAACCCCAACCATTTACGCCGTACAAAGTTCGGCAGTTTTTTCAACACAAACCATTCAGAAGTTAGAATGGCTCTTTGGCGGAGCTTCATATTTGTCTCAAAACGAATTGAAAGGAACCTTTATCGGACCTCGTGCAACGATGATTACGCCTTGGAGTACCAATGCCGTAGAAATTACCCAAAATATGGGCATTGAAGGCATCAGTCGTATCGAAGAATTTTTGGAAGTTACTGCCGATTTTTCGGATTTCGACCCTATGCTTTTGCAGAAATACAATGATTTAACACAAAATATCTTCACCATAAACATTGAGCCCGAAGCCATTACCGAGATTGACAATATCGCTCTGTACAATGAAAAAGAAGGACTTGCACTAAGTGACGAAGAAATTACTTATCTGGAAAACTTGTCCCAAAAAATAGGACGAAAACTTACCGATTCGGAGGTTTTTGGATTTTCACAGGTCAATTCCGAACATTGCCGACATAAAATATTCAACGGAACTTTTGTAATTGATGGACAAGAACAACCGCTTTCGCTCTTTAAAATGATAAAAAGAACCTCAGAGGCTCACCCCAATAGCATTGTTTCGGCATATAAGGACAATGTCGCCTTTTTGCAAGGTCCTGAGGTGATACAATTTGCTCCAAAAAGTTTTGATAAACCCGATTTTTATCAAGAAAAACCCTTTGAGTCAGTCATTTCATTAAAAGCAGAAACGCATAATTTCCCTACTACGGTTGAGCCTTTCAACGGAGCTGCAACAGGCTCTGGCGGAGAAATACGCGACCGCTTAGCGGGCGGACAAGGTTCACTCCCCTTAGCAGGAACCGCTGTTTATATGACTGCTTATTCGCGTTTGGAGAAAACACGCCCTTGGGAACAAGCAATGGACGAACGCCAGTGGCTTTATCAAACCCCAATGGATATTCTTATCAAGGCTTCAAACGGAGCTTCCGATTTTGGTAACAAATTTGGACAACCACTTATTACAGGTTCGGTACTAACCTTTGAGCATCAAGAAGATGCTTTGAAATTGGGCTTCGACAAGGTCATTATGCTTGCTGGGGGCGTGGGCTACGGCAAAAAAGAAATGGCACAGAAGAAACAACCTCAAACCAATGATGAAATTGTGGTGCTGGGAGGTGAAAATTATCGTATCGGAATGGGAGGTGCTGCCGTATCATCAGCAGATACAGGTGCTTTTGGTTCAGGAATTGAGCTTAACGCCATTCAGCGTTCCAATCCTGAAATGCAAAAACGCGTAGCCAATGCCATCCGAGCTTTGGTAGAGAGCGATGAAAATCCTATTATTTCTATCCACGACCATGGTGCAGGAGGACATCTGAATTGCCTCTCGGAATTGGTCGAAGAAACAGGTGGGAAAATAGACCTTGACAAACTTCCGATAGGAGACCCTACCCTATCTGCCAAAGAAATTATTGGAAACGAATCACAAGAGCGTATCGGGCTGGTAATACAAGAAAAAGACGCCGATTTCTTACGTAAAATTGCCGAACGCGAACGTTCTCCTATGTACCAAGTAGGAAAAGTAACAGGAGATAAACGCTTTGTTTTCAGTTCCCAAACCAAAGGCGATACCCCTATGGATTTGGCTCTTGCCGATATGTTCGGAAGTTCGCCCAAAACCATTATGAACGATATTACTCAAAAACAACATTATCAAGAATTAAATTACGACAAAAAACAAATACCCAACTACCTACACCAAGTGCTTCAACTCGAAGCCGTTGCGTGTAAAGATTGGCTAACCAATAAAGTAGACCGATGCGTGGGCGGACGTGTAGCTAAGCAACAATGCGTGGGTGCCTTACAACTTCCGCTGAACAACGTAGGAGTGATGGCTTTGGATTTCAAAGGAAAAGAAGGTATAGCAACCAGTATAGGACACTCCCCGCTTACGGCTCTTATCGACCCTGTGGCAGGAAGTAGAAATGCCGTAGCAGAAGCCTTGACCAATATCGTTTTTGCTCCTTTGGAAAAAGGTTTGGAGAGCGTTTCGCTTTCCGCCAATTGGATGTGGGCTTGTAATAACCAAGGCGAAGATGCTCGTTTGTATCAGGCAGTAAAAGGATGTTCGGAATTTGCCATTGAATTAGGAATCAATATCCCAACAGGAAAAGATTCGCTTTCGATGAAGCAAAAATACCCTAACGGAGAAAATGTTATCGCCCCTGGAACGGTCATCATTTCGGCAATTGGGCACTGCTCGGATATCAAAAAAGTAATTGAGCCTGTGGCAAAAGTAAACGGAGGTTCGTTGTATTATATCAATCTGTCCAAAGATATTTTCAAATTAGGAGGTTCTTCTTTGGGACAAATTCTGAACAAGATAGGCACACAAGCCCCTACCATTGCCGATGCCCAAGCCTTCAAAAACGGATTTAATACATTACAAAAAGCTATTAATCAACAGCTTATCATAGCAGGACACGACGTGGGAAGTGGCGGACTTATCACCACACTTCTGGAAATGTGCTTTGCAGAAAACAACATTGCCTTAAGTGTAAATCTGTCTTCACTAAACGAAAAAGACAGCGTAAAGGCTTTGTTTAACGAGAATATTGCCGTAGTGGTACAGGCACAGAATGACGCCTCTTTGGAACAATTTCTGAAAGAAAATGAGGTAGATTTCCAAAAAATAGCACAAGTAGTTGAGACCGACACCATTGAGATAGAAAACTTTGAAGACACTTTCGCTTTTTCAGTGGCTGAATTACGAGATATTTGGTTCAAAACCTCTTATCTTTTGGATAAAAAGCAAACGCACAACAATATGGCGGAGGCACGTTATGAAAACTACAAAAATCAACCGCTAAAATACATTTTGCCTACTCATTTTGATGGAAAGCTACCGCAAGTGCCTCAAAATCGACCAAAAGCTGCTATCATACGTGAAAAAGGAAGCAACTCGGAACGCGAAATGGCTAATGCTATGTATCTGGCAGGATTTGATGTAAAAGATGTACATATGACCGACCTTATCTCGGGACGTGAAACTCTTGAAGATGTGCAATTTATCGGAGCTGTTGGCGGATTTTCAAATTCTGATGTACTGGGAAGTGCCAAAGGCTGGGCAGGAGCGTTCTTATACAACGAAAAAGCAAAAACAGCCTTAGACAATTTCTTCAAAAGAGAAGATACGCTTTCGGTAGGTATCTGCAATGGATGTCAATTATTTATGGAATTGGAACTCATTCACCCCGAACACCCAGTTCACGGAAAAATGAAGCACAACCTTTCGCAAAAGCACGAGAGCGGATTTACATCGGTTACCATACAAAAAAATAATTCGGTGATGCTTTCATCTTTGGAAGGAGCTACATTGGGCATCTGGATTTCGCACGGCGAAGGAAGGTTTCTTCTACCAGAGACTGAAAATCAATACCATATCGTAGCAAAATACGCTTACGCAAGCTATCCTGCCAACCCTAATGGTTCGGATTATAATACAGCAATGCTTTGCGACAAAACAGGGCGTCACTTAGTATCAATGCCTCATTTTGAGCGTTCTATTTTCCAATGGAATTGGGCAAACTATCCCGAAGGTCGCCACGATGAAGTATCACCTTGGATAGAAGCGTTTGTAAATGCTCGTAAATGGATTGAAGCAAAGAATAAATAA
- the ettA gene encoding energy-dependent translational throttle protein EttA yields the protein MSDDKKVIFSMSKVSKTYASTNKQVLKDIYLSFFYGAKIGILGLNGSGKSSLLKIIAGVDKNHQGDVVFAPGYTVGYLEQEPQLDENKTVIEVVREGAAETIAILEEFNKINDMFGLEEVYSDPDKMQKLMDKQAELQDKIDACGGWEIDNKLEIAMDALRTPEPDTPIKVLSGGERRRVALCRLLLQQPDVLLLDEPTNHLDAESVLWLEQHLQQYAGTVIAVTHDRYFLDNVAGWILELDRGEGIPWKGNYSSWLDQKAKRLEQEEKTASKRRKILERELEWVRQGAKGRQTKQKARLQNYDRLLNEDQKQLDEKLEIYIPNGPRLGTNVIEAKGVAKAFGDKLLYDNLNFVLPQAGIVGVIGPNGAGKSTIFRMIMGEEKPDAGEFIIGDTVKIAYVDQTHKNIDPNKSIWENFSDGQDLIMMGGHQVNSRAYLSRFNFSGSDQNKKVATLSGGERNRLHLAMTLKEEGNVLLLDEPTNDLDVNTLRALEEGLENFAGCAVVISHDRWFLDRICTHILAFEGDSQVYFFEGSFSEYEENKRKRLGKEVTPTRIKYKRLIRS from the coding sequence ATGTCAGACGATAAGAAAGTAATTTTTTCGATGTCGAAGGTGAGTAAAACTTACGCTTCGACGAATAAACAAGTGCTTAAGGATATTTATTTGAGTTTCTTTTATGGGGCTAAAATAGGTATTTTAGGGCTTAATGGCTCTGGAAAATCTTCTCTTTTGAAAATAATTGCAGGAGTTGATAAAAATCATCAAGGCGATGTGGTGTTCGCTCCTGGCTATACGGTGGGTTATCTGGAACAAGAACCTCAACTGGACGAAAATAAAACGGTGATCGAAGTGGTTCGCGAGGGAGCTGCTGAAACAATTGCCATTTTGGAAGAGTTCAACAAGATAAATGATATGTTTGGGCTTGAAGAAGTCTATTCCGACCCCGATAAAATGCAAAAATTGATGGACAAACAAGCTGAATTACAAGATAAAATTGATGCTTGTGGCGGTTGGGAGATAGACAATAAGCTGGAAATAGCAATGGACGCCCTCAGAACGCCAGAACCGGATACGCCTATCAAGGTTTTATCAGGAGGAGAGCGTCGTCGTGTGGCGTTGTGTCGTTTGCTTCTGCAACAACCTGATGTTCTGTTGCTTGATGAGCCAACCAACCACCTAGATGCTGAGTCTGTATTATGGTTAGAGCAACATTTGCAACAATACGCAGGAACTGTAATTGCTGTCACTCACGACCGATACTTTTTGGATAATGTTGCGGGTTGGATTTTGGAATTGGATAGGGGAGAAGGAATTCCTTGGAAAGGAAATTACTCTTCTTGGCTCGACCAAAAGGCAAAACGATTGGAGCAAGAGGAAAAAACGGCTTCCAAACGACGTAAAATCCTTGAAAGAGAATTGGAATGGGTGCGTCAGGGAGCAAAAGGACGTCAAACCAAGCAAAAAGCACGTTTGCAAAATTACGACCGACTTTTGAATGAAGATCAAAAACAATTGGATGAAAAGTTAGAAATCTATATCCCGAACGGACCTCGTTTAGGAACCAACGTAATTGAAGCAAAAGGAGTTGCCAAAGCTTTTGGAGATAAACTATTGTATGATAATTTGAATTTTGTATTGCCACAAGCAGGAATTGTCGGAGTGATTGGACCTAACGGAGCTGGTAAATCGACCATTTTCCGTATGATTATGGGAGAGGAAAAACCTGATGCTGGGGAATTTATCATCGGGGATACAGTTAAAATTGCGTATGTTGACCAAACGCATAAAAATATCGACCCTAACAAATCCATTTGGGAGAATTTCTCTGACGGACAAGACTTAATTATGATGGGAGGACATCAAGTGAATTCCAGAGCTTATCTGAGTCGTTTTAACTTCAGCGGAAGTGATCAAAACAAAAAAGTGGCTACACTCTCAGGTGGGGAACGTAACCGATTACATTTAGCAATGACCTTAAAAGAAGAAGGAAACGTACTTTTACTCGACGAGCCGACCAACGATTTAGATGTGAATACGTTACGAGCTTTGGAGGAAGGTTTGGAAAACTTTGCAGGTTGTGCGGTGGTCATCTCACACGACCGATGGTTCTTGGACAGAATTTGTACGCATATTTTAGCTTTTGAAGGAGATTCCCAAGTGTATTTCTTTGAAGGAAGTTTCTCTGAATATGAGGAAAATAAACGCAAACGTCTTGGCAAAGAAGTTACCCCAACCAGAATTAAGTATAAGAGGCTGATACGTAGTTAA
- a CDS encoding sulfatase family protein produces MVRKYLFVLTTCLIVACNTTKNQQQKANENPPNVIFIIADDIGYADFSCYGATAIQTPQVDKLSQEGLRFTNAHTTAATCTPSRYSLFTGQYNWRRKDTGIATGDAGMVIRPEQSTIASLFQSKGYVTAAIGKWHLGLGDTQGSQNWNGFITPGPTDIGFSHSYIMAATGDRVPCVWIENQRVANYDAQFPIAVSYDKPFEGEPLGKTHPHLVTKQKPSLNHGHDQAIVNGISRIGYMKGGGKALWQDENIADTITAKAIQFIEQHKEKPFFLYVGTNDIHVPRYPHSRFVGKSGLGLRGDALLQFDWTVGQIIETLQKNHLLENTLIILSSDNGPVIDDGYQDQSEEMLGEHRPWGNFHKRGGKYSNFTAGTRVPFIVSWKGKIARGVSDALVSQVDLYASMAALLNSDLPQGAAADSQNQLQTLLGKDAKGRDYVISSAGALSIYDGTWKYIVPNQRAHYNKLTQTPLGNSSEEQLYHIKEDISEMKNIATEHPEQVQRLKALLKAETEKGYMR; encoded by the coding sequence ATGGTAAGGAAATACCTGTTTGTTTTAACTACTTGTTTGATAGTCGCTTGTAATACGACTAAAAATCAGCAACAAAAAGCTAATGAAAATCCGCCTAATGTCATTTTTATTATTGCAGATGATATTGGGTATGCTGATTTTAGTTGTTATGGTGCCACAGCAATTCAAACCCCTCAAGTGGATAAATTATCGCAAGAAGGCTTACGCTTTACCAATGCCCATACTACAGCGGCTACGTGTACCCCTTCCCGATATTCTTTATTTACAGGGCAATACAATTGGAGACGTAAGGATACTGGAATTGCCACAGGCGATGCAGGTATGGTAATTCGTCCTGAGCAATCCACTATAGCCAGTCTATTTCAATCAAAGGGTTATGTTACTGCCGCCATTGGTAAATGGCATTTGGGGCTCGGCGATACACAAGGTTCTCAAAATTGGAACGGATTTATAACTCCAGGACCTACAGATATTGGGTTTTCACATTCATACATAATGGCTGCCACTGGCGACCGTGTGCCCTGCGTATGGATAGAAAACCAACGTGTTGCCAATTACGATGCCCAATTCCCTATTGCGGTAAGCTATGACAAGCCTTTTGAGGGCGAACCTTTGGGCAAAACGCATCCGCACTTGGTAACTAAGCAGAAACCTTCGCTGAATCACGGACACGACCAAGCCATAGTTAACGGAATTTCTCGTATCGGATATATGAAAGGGGGCGGAAAAGCACTTTGGCAAGATGAAAACATTGCCGATACCATCACTGCCAAAGCCATTCAATTTATTGAACAACATAAAGAAAAACCTTTTTTCTTGTATGTCGGAACTAACGATATTCACGTGCCTCGTTATCCGCATTCGCGTTTCGTGGGTAAAAGCGGACTTGGGCTTAGGGGCGATGCCCTGTTGCAGTTCGATTGGACGGTAGGTCAAATTATCGAAACTCTCCAAAAAAATCATTTGCTGGAGAATACTTTAATTATACTTAGTAGTGATAACGGACCAGTAATAGATGATGGTTATCAAGACCAATCTGAAGAAATGTTAGGGGAGCATCGTCCTTGGGGAAATTTCCATAAAAGAGGCGGAAAATACAGCAATTTTACGGCAGGTACGCGTGTTCCGTTTATTGTTAGTTGGAAAGGAAAGATAGCACGTGGTGTTTCCGATGCTTTGGTCTCTCAAGTGGATTTGTACGCTTCTATGGCCGCATTGCTCAATAGTGATTTACCTCAAGGAGCGGCGGCTGATAGCCAAAATCAACTTCAAACTCTGTTAGGCAAAGATGCTAAGGGGCGTGATTATGTAATCAGTTCAGCAGGGGCTTTATCCATTTACGACGGAACTTGGAAGTACATCGTGCCCAATCAAAGAGCACACTATAATAAACTTACACAAACTCCCTTAGGTAATTCCTCTGAAGAACAGTTGTATCACATTAAAGAGGATATATCAGAGATGAAAAATATCGCTACGGAGCACCCTGAGCAGGTACAGCGTCTTAAAGCCTTACTCAAAGCCGAAACTGAAAAAGGGTATATGCGTTAG